GAGTAGCCGGGAGTGACTCTTGGTGAGTGAAAATTGTGGTATGTGAATTCAAGGTGGTTATACGTGGTGGTGTTTTATTTCTCAATTTACAGTGAAGATACATATAATGTGCCAATAAAAGATTTATGTATCCATCAAGAATCGAGTGAAGTTGTTTTGTAGTTAAGATTGGTCGACAGGGAAACAAATTGTGAGCAGATTGTGAGCAGGAAACGAATAAAGGAGATAGGGATTGTTAACAGATTTTGTTGTTTACTTGTAGTTGAATTCATTTGTAATCAAATTAGAGATATGAATATCAATTTAACATAGTTGATAGAGATGCAAAACTGTATCCAGACATATATCTATTTGATTCTATatgtaattagttttaattaaataaataagtaaagtaacaatacaaaaaaaataatagattaaaAAAATACTGTTATATACAAGAAATAATAGCGTAGTCAATTATACGTATcaagttttatatttatatatattaaaaatattaacattaataacaaaaatataaaaattttatttatgttAATATAACAACTACATTTTAATAAATTAGGTAATACTTAATAAtcatacaatatatatatttacatatattgaatatttagtacttatacattttaatatatatctttatatgtatatatatatatatatgattacataATATGTGTTTGtatcattttaaaaatataaatgttttatatataagtattatatatatttatttaatatattatattctttcATCATAGAAATAAATTTCAACATATAGTATTTGTAACTTTTTGATGCACAGGATCACGATGGAAACAGGAATAACCGAAAAACACAAGACCAGGATATTTGTTTTGCCAAACGGCAGGGAGTCTAACGCGTTTTTGTGATATTTTATTGATCGTAAAAATAAAACTCCCCCAAACCTAATAACAATAAAGTGTTTAAATACTAAACAAATGGACAAACCCTTATTGAACTAAAATAGCAAAACAAATAAAGAACATAATTAGAAGCCAAATAAAACTGCAACTATGCAGCTACGTATCTTGTTTCCCAAGCTCATACTTTAACCTGGATCCCATCTGTTAACAGGAAGCCCATTAAAGCTGTCATCCAACAGCCCATTAACAGCTTGCAGCCCCTTAACACTATGCAACCCATTATGTTGCTTATTCCTTCATGGGTCCTTAATCTCACATGCACCTGCATCATCCTCCCCTTCTTCGGAAAGACTCGACCTCAAGTCAAGACCCTCATCGGGACCACCAACATGACATTCATTTAACAGTGGTTGAACCTCAAATGGGAGTTTACTGACCTCATTAGTACCCTCGGTAACGAATAAAGCATGCGTAAGATCATGCTGTTCTAATTTGTGTTCAAAGTCAGCGCGGTTAAGAAAGAGGTTTGGTTCAACTGATTCTTTCTTCTGTGTATCTAACGGGGCAAGTGTAATATTCCCGCCATCTTTGGAAAAAGTATAAGTATTACGAAACCCATCGTGGCGTGTTTTCCTATCAAATTGCCATGGTCGACCCAATAACAAATGACAAACGTCCATGGGAATGACCTCACACCAAACTTCATCACTATATTTTTTTCCAATCGAAAAATGTACCAAACAACATTTATTTACTTTCACATGATTACCTCGTTTAAGCCACGTTAGTTTGTACGGTTCCGGATGATCTTCGGTTTTTAGTCCAAGTTTCTCCACCATCTCCGTTGATACTACATTCTCGCAACTCCCACCATCAATTATCATCAAACAAATTTTACCCTTAGCCGTTACTTTGGTTCGGAATATATTATTACGGAGCCAAGAAGTTTCATCAGTTGTGTCAACCGCAACACTAAGTGCACGATGGACAAGGAGCGCTTCTCCCTGATCTGCATAAATGACCTCACTTTTTTCATGTTGTTCGTTTTCGCCCTCAGTATCGTATACAGGTTCCTCCTCATTATCCAATATGGTCACAGTTCTGTGGTTAGGACAATCACACGAATAATGACCAAAGGATTGACAGTTAAAACACTTTGGGCCCTTGCTACTGGATACCTGAGTCGTCGGTGTTCTTTGTTCACCTTTTCCTTTTTCAGGTTGAGGGTCATTGTTGGTAGGTAAGACATGTGTATCATGGACATAAGGAAGTTTACCCTTACCTCTTTTCTGTTGCTTTTCTACTCATAGGGCCAAGCTACACACATCAGAAAATGAGAGGTATTGTTGTAGGCTTACAACATCAGCTATTTCTCGGTTAAGAACACCCAAAAATCGAGCTATAATTTGCTCTTCTTCCTCTTTCGCACCACATCTCATACGCAACTTCTCAAACTCTTGAATAGTTTCTTCAACGCCCAATGAACGTTGTTGAAAACATTGATATGCAATGAAGGCCTCCTGCCTAAAATTTGCAGGCAAGAATTTTCGTTTGAGTAATTTTTTCATCTTCTCCCATGTGCTTACTTTTGATTTTCGGGCAGTAACCCTATCTTTCTTCACATGTTCCCACCATAAAGATGCGTGCTTGCGCAACTTTATGGCGACTAATTTCACCTTGAGGTTGTCGAGAATGTCTTTGAGATTAAAGATACGCTCCACCGTGCTAATCCAATCTAGGAAATCATCCGGATGCATAGATCCGGTAAACTCAAGAATCTCTACTTTCATCCCTAGACCACGCAACAGATCTTCTTTTTGTTCTCGACGAGGACCTCTAGGCGCGAAAGGATTCGTATCAGTCCATTGATCGCTCTTCTGATCTGAATCACTTTCTTCAAAATCATGGTCACAGTTGAATTCCAATTGAGCAATTCTTCTCTGTAAAGGTTCAATTTCGGCACAAGGATCGATGTTACCACTTCTTCTAATGAATCTGTGGTTACCACCTCTTCCGAAACCCCCATGAGAAGATTTATCTGCCATCCCTGAACTTCTGATACCAAATGATGCACAGGATCACGATAGCAACAGGAATAACCGAAAAACACAAGACCAGGATATTTTTTTTGCCAAACGGCAGGGAGTCTAACCCGTTTTTGTGATATTTTATTGATCGTAAAAATAAAACTCCCCCAAACCTAATAACAATAAAGAGGTTAAATACTAAACAAATGGATAAACCCTTATTGAACTAAAATAGGAAAACAGATAAAGAACATAATTAGAAGCCAAATAAAACTGCAACTATGCAGCTACGTATCTTGTTTTCCAAGCTCATACTTTAACCTGGATCCCATCTGTTAACAGGAAGCCCATTAAAGATGTCATCCAACAGCCCATTAACAGCTTGCAGCCCCTTAACAATAAGCAACATCCAACAGCCCATTAACAGCTTGCAGCCCCTTAACACTATGCAACCCATTATGTTGCTTATTCCTTCGTGGGTCCTTAATCTCACATGCACCTGCatcacttttatatatatatatatatatatatatatatatatatatatatatatatatatatatatatatatatatatatatatatatatttcaatatacatatcataataattatttataagaaTCATGTATACttaaatatagttttattttaataatCACTTTATTACCTCATCTATCATTTTACATACTTATTCTTAATGAGTGAATtgttttcatattattatataacttatatttacatatatatatatatatatatatatatatatatatatatatatatatatatatatatatatatatatatatatatatatatacacatctttATTTACACAACAGTTCGTGAATTGTTGGGAGTCGTccaaggttaaatgaatacatgaacatagttcaaaaatttttagactcaaactaacagactttgcttatcgtatcgaattcataaaaatattaagtttaaatttggtcgaaaatttcccggtcgtcacacTTACGGGGATGAAGCTAGATCAATTGAAAATTCGACTTATGATGTCTAACAACAATCTTAAGGAGGAGTGTTAGCGTATCTAAGCTTGTTATTAGACGTTAATCTTATGTTATGTAAACTTAGTTATTAAGAAAACttagttactaagaaaacttaaCTATTAAGTATTCTTAGCTATTAAGTATTCTTAACTATTATGAATACTTAGCCATTAtgtattcttatccattaaggatacttAGATATTTTAGTATCCTTAATTGCTAAGTAATTATCGATATTCGTGACCGTTAGCTCCTAAGATTTCTTAGAGGTTAAGAAAGTTAGTTTTTTAACCTATAAATAGATATTGTAATCAAGAGTTGTATAAGATAACAAATCTTCAAATAATACACTCAATCTTCTAATTATTTCTATTCTATACTTTCATTATTTATTCTAATCTACTTAACAACAAAATCTTGCTATTTTAATCTTTAGCAACAAAGTGTTGCTATTTAATCTTTGAAGTGTAGAATTCTATTATATTAACATTTACACCCCACTCCTGATGCTTTTAGTCTGGATGTGAACAGTAAAATAAATGTTGCCACTTACCCTTTTATTTCTCCTGTGATAAAATAAATGTAATAATCTACCCAAATCAGTGAAATTCGCTTGTGATAAAATAAATGCAATCATCTACCCAAATCGGTGAAATTCACTTTTGTAAGTATTAAATAAAACTATAGGCCTTATACTTAACGGTAGTAGCTGTAGTACACAAGTTGAGATGACCTTTGAATTACAAACAGTAGTAGTACACAAACATTATAAACAAACGTAAAATGAAATTTGTTTTAGGTTTATACAGGTCACACAAGAAACAAGTTAGAAAAAATCAGTTCTTTTTTCCAATAGCCAATATCTATACCCATGTAACCAAGTACACGAAAACCATTCCATTTGGGTCTACAAACCGAGTCTTTTTAAGATGTCGACCGACGTTAGTGGTGGCCGTGGTGGTTCTATGACAGTCGAAGTGCCATTTCATGAAGAAGCGTACGCTTTTGAGACCCATTAATCACTTGATTTGTTTCAGCCTTTTCTAACACATCTGTAACTATTCCAGATGCATGACCAAGCGCTTCCTCAGCTGTTCGTCTCAGAATAAAAGCCTGTACATACACAACCAATAACCAAACTACGCAACATATTTGTGGCAAAAAGTTTATTAAAAAATATTGGTGTATCGATTAAGACATGTGTATAGGTGTTATAAAAATGTGAGGGTTACCTGTCCATGGTGCGAAATAGTTAACGTGCATGGTGATTGTAACCATGGTTCACCGTCTATTTGAACGGGCAGTGGTGCAAGAAGCTGGATTTTAATGGACTTTCCTTGAGCAAGTCTTCTGGCTCGAGAAAGGCCCACCTGCCATACGGATCACATCGTTAGGCGCTCAGGCAAAAAGTGACATGACTTTTTTTTTTGAACGAGATTAGAGTCACTGACGGGGGCCATCAAAAAGTTCCCACCACCAGATCATATCCGTTCCACGTGTCAAGTATATTCCATCGAACAACTGCCATAGGACAGGCTCTGCGTGTAGTCACCCTTGGGAAGCACCCCCTGAAGACAGGCTCAGACAACGATGCCTCCAGAAGACTCCATAAATTGCATTATGAAATCCCCATGtgagactcgaactcgagacctcacaAACACCCTGAAGGGCGGCAACCACTCAGCTAAATGGAGATGGTTTAAGTGACATGACTTAAATCactatttaaacaaaacaaaacgATGAATGTTTGACAAGGTATCATTTCAGACAGGTCTGAGGGTGGATTGATTAACAGGTCAAAACGGATTCAAGAAGATCAGCAAACCCTTTTTTTTCTTCTATCAATTCCTTTTTAGTGAAAAAAAATAGGCTGTAAAATTTTCTTATTGTCATTGGTGCCTTGTTTTGTTAGAAATACATGTTAGGATGTTTCATGCATCTTTTCGGTCACTTTCGACCCATTTCTTCTTTAGTTATGTCTTTTATTAAACAATCACCATATAACCTAAACAAATGGGCCAAAATTACCACGCATGTTCTAATCAAGCAAACGGAAGCCAACAAGTTACCTGAAGCTTTCCGAGATGCCAAGTGCCTGATATGCTCACAACCTCTAACATCTTATCGTGCATCGATTGAGGATCAaaattatcattgttttcattttcATTCTGCCATAAGTCTACACCGCCCATATAGCTCCCAATATTAGCAATAAGTACACCTTCTGCATCCTGCAAATATCAAAATTTCAAACTTATGTTTATTTTCTACTACAATTCAAAAAATGTCATATTTCAAACCACCAAAGAAAAACTAACCTCCGGAACCTCTATATCCGTACCATCAACCTCTACTCGAACTTGCCATGGATAATCAGCTAAAGTTCGGTCCATCATACTCCTCGCACCTTCTCTAGCATATAAAACTTTATTCATGAACTGCAATCACACCGTCAAAAAGTTCTTAGAAATAAAAAATCTTTACGTTTTTTTTTCGAAATGTCGAAAAATATGTGCACCTGGTTATAGAATTTCTCAGGATTCTCTTCCCTCAAATTATGAATATCAAGCGCGACCTTCGCATCACATCCCACCCCTGCagttataagtttgaattaaaatcAATCATCAACGATAATAAGTGGTCCGATATCAACACTACAACAAAAATGGTCTATGACGATCTTTTAGTAACAACTTATTATTTGGTCACTAATAACGttatttagttaccattaaaaaattCGTCACTAAATTGTGGTTACTAAATGATATTAGTGACCAAACAAATGGTCACTTTGGTCTCCATTAATGTTTTGCAACGGATCTATTGACGAGTAACTGGATTTAGTGACCAAATTAGTGTTGAGTGTTATTAGTGACCAATAGCTCTCGTCACTAAAGCTCGTTTTTCTTGTAGTGCAAAAATCTTACGTACCAAGataattgttcatgaattttgGGGATCGAAGGGGTCTTCCCCTTTGATTTACGATAGAAACTTTCCAACGATCAAGAACCGTCAATGCGGCATGTTCTACGTGTTGCAACATCGTGCATAAGCCTCCTTGTTTTTCGACCGAACCCAAACCACCTCCCCATTGTAAGACTCGGGCCAAATCGTTCCCGGTTCCCGCAGGTAGAATCGCAACAGGAGGTGGAGATACAAAATTCTGCTTTTCGATTGCGTCCAATACCCACCCTGCTGTACCGTCCCCACCACATACAAGGACTTTAAAATGTGGTACTttcctaaataaataaagaccgaCTTCTGGACCTTCTTTCGAACTCAGCTCAAAGATCTACAACGTATTCAAGCAGGGTTTATTAAGATTAACTataggtgtcaaaatgggtgggTAATTCGGGCCAGGTAACTTGTAAAAAGTGTAACTTTGGTAAGTTCACATATGTGGGGTTAGACAGTTGGACCAGTCCACCAACATATTTTTAGTTTATAGTAACTGATAAGATCAAAAATAAGTAttttatacaataataataataataaggattttTGTAACGATAGCTTTAACGACGACCCTTGAGGCTGCCGTTAAGGTGCAAAGAACACTTGTACTTTTTGATAACCGCCATGTAAAAGTCAAGTTAATTTCTTGGTACAACACATTAATGCTTCTTAACGACAGCCATAAGGGCTGTCGTTAGAAAGATCCAAACTTCATAAGTACCAACCTGAACAGGGTTTAACAGAATATTCAGCCGAAGCCTGATTGAATCTCCACGTTTAGCGCCACTTTTTTTGTTGATGAAAACTAAAAGAGGCCTTGCATCTGGATGCAAATTAACCAAATCATATCTCTGTTTCATTTGTACCTTCTGATCATCTCTCTGAATACTTCTTTTATAACTCATCTTTTTGTTCATCATATCACTATCACCATCGTCGTTTTTGATATCAGCATACGGCGCGCTTTCAGCAGACGATTCCGCTACACTACATTCACCATCATCTATATTCACCCGATTACGCTGCTTGTTTTTCTTACTTTGACTTGTAATACTTGCGCGAACAGAAGACGCAAGCTCATTGGCTCCAAACGTTAACGAACTCAAGAGTCCACCCGATGATGACCTGCTCAATATTTTCACATAAAGTGGCGATAAAATCAATCTTTTAAACGGACCCATATCGCAAATATCACCCGCTTCACGATACGTACTATGACAATCGACATGTATCAATCTTTGACACCATAAACAACACCATATTGGTGAACCACCAAGAAATGAAGCACTACACGGTTCTTCACAATGCGTACAAAACGATGTCCCTTCAGGTTGATCAATCACTTCGGTCCACCGAATAGCCCATTGGTGCAATACATGATCGGACCCCACCATCGACACACATTTACAATCTTTTTGTGCATTAGAAGAACAATTTAAGTGGGCCACAGCGCCACATATGCTACAACGATGAATAAAACTACCAGAAGACACCATTGGCCCGAGCGATTGAGATGGTGACATCGACTTTAGACATACGCAACagtttaaactcttcccacgagcTACGGTTTCTAAATACCAAGTGTGCGGTGCAACAAGCTCCTTGCTTGATTTCGGATCTTTTTTTGTACCTGCAATCGCTTTTGTCCAACTAAGACTAATGTTTCTTCTCCATTGAAACGCGGTGTAAACTATTGTTAATATACCAATAAGACCAGCAATAAAACATGAAATAATGAAGAGATTCGTTTCAGCTAGTTCGGATGGACTCTTGTTCATCCAAGCAGCGGGTAGGAAATGATCGTCTTCTCGATACTCGTCCATTTTACACAATTCTAACTCACATTCCTAATTCAAACATGTAATAATTGAAATCAAAATATTTTCAGTCATCTTGTATGTTCCAAAATTCGAGCTATTTCATCGACACTTCATCTTCAACTAGATAACATAAACTTGTATCGGGTTAAGTACTCAATAACACAAATGCATCACCTACAACGAAAATGAACAGCGTGTGCGCTTATTTGTATAATCAATGTATCTATAATTTGTTGTAGAATGATGAAACGAAAGCCTTCGTGACCAAAACGTATATAGAGCAGCATACTAGAAATCTAGAACGACAGAATATAAAATATACAATGTTCATTGACATCCCAAAAACTTGAACGTAAACAACAAATAAACATAAACAATAAGGATATAAAAAAAAGTAGGCAAAGAAGTAAACACAATCTCAATCACTGCAACTTTAGCCAACAATTATATTCACATTCAACATACTAAATTTTTTTGTGTGTGGCTAAAATaacgattactattaaaattaagatGCCCTCATTTATAAATGAAGGATCCATAAATAATACATAAGAATCGACGACCATTAATGAAGGATCCATAAATAATACATAAGAATCGACGACCATTAAGGCTCGAATAGAGAAAACAAACAAGAGCAAACCTAAAAATAAAAATAGCTAACTCTATCCAAGCCTAAAACTCTACCGGCCAACCAAACAACCAATGATATCAAACAAAATGGCGCTCCAAACCTAAATAAATGATACAAGACTAAAAAAACCAAACGCCACAAACCTATAAAACAAACAACTAACGAGAAACACTCACCTAGGAGGCACCCTTGTCATTAAGATTATCCGGATGTGAAGTGATCCCCTCGATTTTTTCAAGATACTAtaattaaataattactaaaatgcaCATTTAACAAATAACTACTAACATGCACATTTAGCAAAAATAAATTCttgatccttttttttttttaaaggcaagctcCTTAGAATAAGAATTAGAACAATATTAACCAATTTAGAAACATATCTTGAAGTGGCTAGAGAAAAGGGCCGTAAACGGTTACCGAAAAGCCTTATTAGGCCGTGTACATCTGAGTAAACTATTTTGAACGGAAAAATCTTTTTCACTTACCGGTTTACCGTTTTATTTCAACTAAAATATATAGTTTAAAGGGCCATACGAACAAAGCCCAGATCAACACACGGTGATATACTAGAGTATTTATGTATTTTTCCGTATGCAATGATCCAAATTAGAAAAGACATAAATGGGCATATATTCGAGGAAACGAACAAAAAAACCCTAAGATGGAAAAAAGCATCATGATCACAAAAAACAAACACAACATGAAAACGAATTAAATATACCTGGATTTTATTCGCCAATAAAAATGCAGATCATATATAGAGGATGAATGAATGTGCGTATGTGAATATTTTGAACGTGATTTTGTTGAAAGCTTTTGAATTTATTGTTGGGTATTTcaattgtattatattatattatttcttgAAACAAAAGAAGATTCCTTCAGGTTTGAGATATAGATACATGGATTGTGTTGTTGGTGGCATGAAAAGAACAGACAAGGGTCCACCTTGTACGAGGATTCATGTTATCTCTTGTTTTTTTGTTGTTGAAAATGACGCATGCCAGTCAACATGGAGGGCACGTGAGGACGGTCACGTGGTTATTATCTTTACATTTTTCACAAAGTGTAATGGAATCTTAACTTTTGATTAAAACGTTAAGAAGATAGAATTAATGTTTATGGTTTGGATGAAAAATCGGTTAAATTTGAGTGATTGGATTAGTCTGGTCAGGTTTATTTATCATTGGTCAAGTTTGAATTATTATAATTGATATGTTTATACAAAGCCAATAGATTCTAATTAAAACTAGTCACGTTATAAATTTAGTGTTGGAAACAATGTTTCAGATGGCTCTGCAAGAGAAGAGGAAGTGCAACAAAATCCTCAACCTCAAAATGCCCATGTTTCACATGTTAGGTTTCCTAATGAAGTAGGCTCGACTAGTAATGCGGTTCAATGAGAGGATGAGGAGGACGGAGAAGCATGGAATTGTTGGCATACAGAATCTAGTGAAATAAGAAAAGGCATGATCTTTAGAGACAAAGCAACTTATATATGATGTTCGGTTATGGAATATAAAAAAATCGAGAAATCATCGTGCAAGATAGTCGACCGGGTTATTGGAAGGCAAAATGCTACACAACTAGCGAACATTACAACGGTCACCCGCAAATAAGGGTTTGTTCGTGGAGAGTATCTGGTTCGATTAGAAATAAACATAAAGTTTGGCGTATATCTAAGTTTAGTGAAGAACACAATTGTTGTGGAAGCGTTCAGGAAAACAACAATCGTTCTTTAAGCTCTAGCTTGATTTCGAGTGACATTATCCATCTAGTGGATAAAGACATAGCTTTTCCGGTTAAACACACTCAAGCATATGTTAAACAAGTATATTTTTCTCTTACGCTAAGGCATGGAATGCTAGGCGTATTGCAATCGAACGTTTGTATGGAACTTATGAAAGTAATTTTGTTGATCTACCAAAGTATTTAAATGAATTGCTTTATACAAATCCTGATATAATTGTTCGTTTCTTACCCGAACCTCGAACTGAGAACAATGTCGAACTGAGAACAATGTCGACGACACCCATTTGAAAGGTAGTATAAGATTCTTACTGCCGTTGCGAAAAATGCTAACGAGCAAATACTACATGTTGCCTTCGCAATAGTTGATTGACACAAATGATAGTTGGAGTTGGTTTATGGAAATGTTCCAAGAACATGTCAATTCTCATAACAATTAAGAGTTGTGTGTTATATTCGATCGTCATCAAGGTATACTGCATGCGATGCAGGCAAATAC
This genomic window from Rutidosis leptorrhynchoides isolate AG116_Rl617_1_P2 chromosome 2, CSIRO_AGI_Rlap_v1, whole genome shotgun sequence contains:
- the LOC139892390 gene encoding diacylglycerol kinase 1-like yields the protein MDEYREDDHFLPAAWMNKSPSELAETNLFIISCFIAGLIGILTIVYTAFQWRRNISLSWTKAIAGTKKDPKSSKELVAPHTWYLETVARGKSLNCCVCLKSMSPSQSLGPMVSSGSFIHRCSICGAVAHLNCSSNAQKDCKCVSMVGSDHVLHQWAIRWTEVIDQPEGTSFCTHCEEPCSASFLGGSPIWCCLWCQRLIHVDCHSTYREAGDICDMGPFKRLILSPLYVKILSRSSSGGLLSSLTFGANELASSVRASITSQSKKNKQRNRVNIDDGECSVAESSAESAPYADIKNDDGDSDMMNKKMSYKRSIQRDDQKVQMKQRYDLVNLHPDARPLLVFINKKSGAKRGDSIRLRLNILLNPVQIFELSSKEGPEVGLYLFRKVPHFKVLVCGGDGTAGWVLDAIEKQNFVSPPPVAILPAGTGNDLARVLQWGGGLGSVEKQGGLCTMLQHVEHAALTVLDRWKVSIVNQRGRPLRSPKFMNNYLGVGCDAKVALDIHNLREENPEKFYNQFMNKVLYAREGARSMMDRTLADYPWQVRVEVDGTDIEVPEDAEGVLIANIGSYMGGVDLWQNENENNDNFDPQSMHDKMLEVVSISGTWHLGKLQVGLSRARRLAQGKSIKIQLLAPLPVQIDGEPWLQSPCTLTISHHGQAFILRRTAEEALGHASGIVTDVLEKAETNQVINGSQKRTLLHEMALRLS